From a region of the Arachis ipaensis cultivar K30076 chromosome B09, Araip1.1, whole genome shotgun sequence genome:
- the LOC107616368 gene encoding scarecrow-like protein 18, with translation MMMMSCSSSTTMITSFDHEAYEAKIFRLLQMRDQMLRQDHRNHDNRNKGGGGGGSFVVLGNNNSNGLPLIHLLLSTATAVDGNNFGAALNNLTDLYQSVSLTGDSVERVVAYFSDGLTARLLTRKSPFYDMIMEEPTSEEEFLAFTDLYRVSPYFQFAHFTANQAILEAFEREEDRNNRSIHVIDFDVSYGFQWPSLIQSLSEKATSTSRISLRVTGFGKNLKELQETESRLVSFSKGFSNLVFEFQGLLRGSRVINLRKKKNETVAVNLVSYLNTLSCFMKISDTLGFVHSLSPSIVVLVEQEGSRTPTRTFLSRFTDSLHYFAAMFDSLDDCLPLESAERLRIEKKLLGKEIKNMLNNYENNNIGDCAKYERMEAWKARMENHGFVGNKISSKAMIQAKLLLKMRTHYCPMQFEEEDDSDGGGGGGGFRVSERDEGRAVSLGWQNRFLLTVSAWQPLSLI, from the exons atgatgatgatgagttgTAGTAGTAGCACAACTATGATTACCTCCTTTGATCATGAGGCCTATGAAGCTAAAATCTTTAGGCTTCTACAAATGAGAGATCAAATGCTTAGACAAGATCATAGGAATCATGATAATAGaaacaaaggaggaggaggaggaggaagctTTGTTGTTCTTGGGAATAACAACAGCAATGGCCTCCCTTTGATCCATTTGCTTCTCTCAACCGCCACTGCCGTCGACGGTAACAACTTCGGCGCCGCCTTGAACAACCTCACCGACCTCTACCAGAGCGTTTCCCTAACCGGTGACTCAGTGGAGCGTGTTGTGGCCTATTTCTCTGATGGCTTAACCGCAAGGCTTCTCACAAGAAAGTCACCTTTCTATGACATGATCATGGAGGAACCAACTTCTGAGGAAGAGTTTCTTGCTTTCACTGATCTCTATAGAGTCTCTCCCTACTTCCAATTCGCTCATTTCACTGCCAATCAAGCAATCTTGGAGGCCTTCGAAAGGGAGGAAGATCGTAACAACCGTTCCATTCATGTCATCGATTTCGATGTCTCTTATGGCTTCCAGTGGCCTTCTCTGATACAATCGCTATCAGAGAAGGCCACTAGTACCAGCCGTATTTCCCTGAGG GTAACGGGATTCGGGAAGAATCTGAAGGAGCTGCAAGAAACGGAGTCAAGATTAGTGAGCTTCTCTAAGGGATTTAGCAACCTAGTGTTTGAGTTTCAAGGGCTTCTGAGAGGGTCAAGGGTGATAAAcctaaggaagaagaagaacgaaacgGTGGCAGTCAACTTGGTATCATACTTGAACACGTTGAGTTGTTTCATGAAGATCTCAGACACATTGGGCTTTGTGCATTCACTTAGCCCCTCCATTGTTGTCTTGGTTGAGCAAGAAGGTAGCAGGACCCCAACAAGGACATTCTTGTCAAGATTCACAGACTCGTTGCACTACTTTGCAGCCATGTTCGATTCTCTCGACGATTGTCTTCCGTTGGAGAGTGCTGAGAGGCTCAGGATTGAGAAGAAGCTTCTTGGGAAAGAGATCAAGAACATGCTCAACAACTATGAAAACAACAACATTGGTGATTGTGCTAAGTATGAGAGGATGGAGGCATGGAAGGCGAGGATGGAGAATCATGGTTTTGTTGGGAATAAGATTAGCTCCAAGGCCATGATTCAAGCCAAGCTACTTTTGAAGATGAGGACTCATTATTGTCCAATGCagtttgaagaagaagatgacagCGACGGCGGCGGCGGCGGTGGCGGTTTCAGGGTTTCGGAGAGAGATGAAGGAAGGGCTGTCTCTTTAGGGTGGCAAAATAGGTTTCTTCTTACTGTCTCAGCTTGGCAACCACTTTCTCTAATCTGA